One Synechococcus sp. CC9605 genomic window carries:
- a CDS encoding YggT family protein has protein sequence MESLPVTLLQVLAQTLQIYSLVLIVRVLLSWFPNLDWGNPVLSSLSAITDPYLNAFRGLIPPLGGIDLSAILAFLALNLLQSLVGQSISAFYMSGSSW, from the coding sequence ATGGAATCTCTACCCGTCACCCTGCTGCAGGTGCTGGCCCAGACCCTGCAGATCTACTCCCTGGTGCTGATCGTTCGGGTTCTGCTGAGCTGGTTCCCGAACCTGGACTGGGGCAATCCGGTGCTGAGCAGCTTGAGTGCGATCACCGATCCTTACCTCAACGCCTTCAGGGGTTTGATCCCACCGCTGGGGGGCATTGATCTCTCCGCCATCCTGGCCTTCCTCGCCCTGAATCTGTTGCAGAGCCTTGTGGGGCAGTCGATCAGCGCCTTCTACATGTCGGGCTCCAGCTGGTGA
- a CDS encoding nucleoside triphosphate pyrophosphohydrolase family protein, which translates to MEMNSYQDAARKTAAYPDVGRNPIYPTLGLTGEAGEVADKVKKVIRDRGGVFDADTREAIKLELGDVLWYVAQLASELGYDLNGVADANLQKLSSRAARGRIGGSGDQR; encoded by the coding sequence ATGGAGATGAATTCCTATCAGGACGCCGCCCGAAAGACGGCTGCCTACCCGGATGTTGGCCGTAATCCCATCTATCCGACCCTTGGCCTGACCGGTGAAGCCGGAGAAGTGGCCGACAAGGTGAAAAAGGTGATTCGTGATCGTGGAGGAGTTTTTGATGCCGACACCCGCGAAGCCATCAAGTTGGAGCTGGGAGATGTGCTCTGGTACGTGGCTCAGTTGGCCAGCGAACTGGGTTATGACCTGAATGGGGTGGCTGACGCCAACCTGCAGAAACTGTCGAGCCGAGCTGCCCGCGGGCGCATCGGCGGCAGCGGTGACCAACGTTGA
- the pyk gene encoding pyruvate kinase, with product MGQFDLNRRTKIVATIGPATESPERIKELVKAGATTFRLNFSHGDHSEHAARIATIRQVSEELGQTIGILQDLQGPKIRLGRFAEGPITLANGDPFTLTSRPVSCDKTIATVTYDKLADEVTAGSRILLDDGRVEMKVDTVDKAEQTLHCTVTVGGVLSNNKGVNFPDVQLSVRALTDKDKTDLAFGLSQGVDWVALSFVRNPSDMEEIRGLICEQGHETPVVAKIEKFEAIDQIDSILPLCDGVMVARGDLGVEMPAEEVPLLQKELIRKANSLGIPIITATQMLDSMASSPRPTRAEVSDVANAILDGTDAVMLSNETAVGDFPVEAVQTMATIARRIEKDYPQRSIDSHLPSTIPNALSGAVSTIASQLNASAILPLTRSGATARNVSKFRPAAPILAITPDRTVACRLQLVWGVTPLVIPEGERTTQTFQAAMLKAKELNLLKESDLVVQSAGTHAGVSGSTDLVKVSIVGNEAEATLI from the coding sequence ATGGGCCAGTTCGACCTGAACCGACGGACCAAGATCGTGGCCACCATCGGCCCTGCCACGGAGAGTCCAGAGCGGATCAAAGAGCTGGTGAAGGCTGGTGCTACCACCTTCAGGCTGAATTTTTCCCACGGGGACCACAGCGAGCACGCCGCACGCATCGCCACGATCCGTCAGGTGTCTGAGGAACTGGGCCAGACCATCGGCATCCTCCAAGACCTCCAGGGTCCGAAGATCCGGCTCGGGCGGTTCGCCGAGGGGCCGATCACCCTGGCCAACGGCGATCCGTTCACGCTCACCTCACGGCCGGTGAGCTGCGACAAGACGATCGCAACGGTCACCTACGACAAGCTCGCCGACGAAGTAACCGCCGGCAGTCGCATCCTGCTCGACGACGGCCGTGTGGAGATGAAGGTCGATACCGTCGACAAAGCGGAGCAGACCTTGCATTGCACCGTCACCGTGGGCGGTGTTCTCTCCAACAACAAAGGCGTCAACTTCCCAGATGTTCAACTTTCTGTTCGTGCCCTCACGGACAAGGACAAGACCGACTTGGCCTTTGGCCTCAGCCAGGGGGTGGACTGGGTGGCCCTCAGCTTCGTGCGCAATCCCTCGGACATGGAGGAGATTCGCGGATTGATTTGTGAACAGGGCCATGAGACCCCTGTAGTGGCGAAGATCGAAAAGTTTGAGGCCATCGATCAGATCGATTCAATCCTGCCGCTCTGTGACGGCGTGATGGTGGCCCGCGGTGACCTCGGCGTGGAGATGCCGGCCGAGGAAGTGCCGTTGCTGCAGAAGGAACTGATCCGCAAGGCCAACAGCCTGGGCATCCCCATCATTACTGCCACCCAGATGCTGGATTCCATGGCCTCCAGCCCCCGGCCCACCCGAGCCGAAGTTAGCGACGTGGCCAACGCCATCCTGGATGGCACCGACGCCGTGATGCTCTCCAACGAGACTGCAGTGGGGGATTTCCCCGTGGAAGCCGTCCAAACCATGGCGACCATTGCCCGAAGGATCGAGAAGGACTACCCCCAACGCTCGATCGACAGCCACCTTCCCAGCACCATTCCCAACGCCTTGAGCGGTGCGGTCAGCACCATCGCCAGCCAGCTCAATGCCTCGGCGATTCTCCCCCTCACCCGAAGTGGGGCCACAGCTCGCAACGTCAGCAAGTTCCGGCCTGCGGCACCCATCCTTGCCATCACTCCTGATCGCACCGTCGCCTGTCGTCTGCAGTTGGTGTGGGGCGTGACACCGCTGGTGATTCCCGAAGGCGAGCGAACCACGCAGACCTTCCAGGCAGCGATGCTCAAAGCCAAGGAGCTCAACCTGCTGAAGGAGAGTGATCTCGTGGTTCAGTCCGCAGGCACCCATGCCGGAGTTTCCGGATCCACGGATCTGGTCAAGGTGAGCATCGTGGGCAACGAAGCAGAGGCGACACTGATCTGA
- a CDS encoding ABC transporter permease yields MKRRMPATETVRMALSTLRSNRLRSLLTMVGIVIGNASVITLVGVGRGAQLLAEGQLNNLGANVLFVVPGNTNARRQGVTRPKTLVLEDAEAIASQVPSVKRVAPVINTNQVVQAGARSSTGAVFGATSEFLPVRSFEVAKGRFINARDVAGAKAIAVLGSDLRIKLFPTGSAIGQQVRIGNQSFEVVGVMAPKGAVFGSNQDENTYIPITTMVNRITGRDPIYGVSLNSISVEARDENSISAASFQINNLLRQRHRILRDDDFVVRSQKDALTIVSTITGGLTLMLGAIGGISLLVGGIGIMNIMLVSVSERTEEIGLRKALGARSSDVLQQFLVESLALASLGGAIGTLAGLGTVSLVAAVTPLPATIGTTMVVVTVGLSGSIGLFFGVVPARRAAKLDPIVALRSL; encoded by the coding sequence ATGAAGCGGCGCATGCCCGCAACGGAAACGGTGCGGATGGCCCTGTCCACCCTGCGGAGCAACCGCCTCCGCAGCCTCCTCACGATGGTGGGCATCGTGATCGGTAACGCCTCTGTGATCACCCTGGTGGGGGTTGGACGGGGGGCACAGTTACTGGCTGAAGGTCAGTTGAACAACCTCGGGGCCAATGTGCTGTTTGTGGTTCCGGGCAACACAAACGCCAGACGCCAAGGTGTCACCCGACCCAAAACGCTTGTGCTGGAGGATGCCGAAGCCATCGCCAGCCAGGTTCCCAGCGTCAAGCGCGTGGCGCCCGTGATCAACACCAATCAGGTGGTTCAGGCCGGAGCCCGCAGCTCCACGGGTGCGGTCTTCGGCGCGACATCGGAGTTCCTCCCAGTGCGCAGCTTCGAGGTAGCCAAGGGCCGTTTCATCAACGCCAGGGACGTCGCCGGCGCGAAAGCCATTGCCGTGCTTGGCTCTGATCTGCGGATCAAGTTGTTTCCCACTGGCTCAGCCATTGGCCAGCAGGTGCGCATCGGCAATCAGAGCTTTGAGGTGGTCGGTGTGATGGCCCCCAAAGGAGCCGTCTTCGGCAGCAACCAGGATGAAAACACCTACATCCCAATCACAACAATGGTGAACCGGATCACCGGTCGGGATCCGATTTACGGCGTCAGCCTCAACTCCATCAGTGTTGAAGCCAGGGATGAAAACAGCATCAGCGCAGCCAGCTTTCAGATCAACAACCTGCTGAGGCAGCGGCACCGGATTCTCCGGGACGACGATTTCGTGGTGCGATCCCAGAAGGACGCCCTCACCATCGTGAGCACCATCACCGGAGGACTCACCCTGATGCTCGGGGCTATCGGTGGGATCTCCCTCCTGGTGGGAGGCATCGGGATCATGAACATCATGCTGGTGTCCGTCAGTGAACGCACCGAAGAGATCGGTCTGCGCAAAGCCCTGGGCGCCCGCAGCAGTGATGTGCTGCAACAGTTTCTGGTGGAATCACTTGCTCTCGCCAGCCTGGGCGGCGCCATCGGCACGCTGGCGGGTCTTGGAACAGTGAGCCTCGTGGCGGCGGTCACGCCCCTGCCAGCAACGATCGGCACAACGATGGTGGTGGTCACCGTTGGACTCTCGGGATCCATCGGTCTGTTCTTCGGAGTCGTTCCAGCCCGACGAGCCGCAAAACTCGACCCGATTGTTGCCCTGAGAAGCCTTTGA